A region of the Balnearium lithotrophicum genome:
TAGCCTTGTATTGTTAGGTATAAACTCATCCTCAAGGAGCTTTTCTAAAACGGGATGTCTTCCTTCATCGATTTCTATTTCAAATCCATCCGTTACCTCTGGTTTTACGTAGTTTCTCTCCTGAGCTACCTTTGAAAGGGAAAGGAGAACATCAAGAACAGCAATTTGTTCTGCACTCTTTGAAATCCTGTGTGAATTCTCAGTTATGAACTTTCGGAGCTCTGTAAATATTTCATACTCAATCTTCTCTATTCTCTCCTGAGCCGATAGAATTTTCTCCTCAAACTCCTTAAGCTCAGGGGTTATGAATCTCTCTGCATTGACTAAAGTCTGCTTCCTTATGTAGTCCTTAGGTACCAAGTGGAGATTCGCCTTTGAAACCTCTATGTAGTATCCAAAAACGTTGTTAAATCCAATCTTTAAACTCTGAATTCCCGTCTTCCTTCTCTCCCTCTCCTCAATCTCCTTCAGAATTTTCTCTCCGTTTTCCTTAATATCCCTCAGTTTATCCAGTTCCTCGTTTACTCCCTTCCTTACAAGCCCTCCTTCCCTTGAGGTAAAGGGAGGGTTGTCAACTAAAACCCTGTCTATTTCACAGTAAACGTCGTAGAGGTCGTCAAAGTTCTGTGAGATTTCTGAAAGGAGCTCCGTCCTGAACTCAGAGATGATTTTCTTTATATTTGGAAAAACCCTAAGTGAATTCCTTAAAGCCGAGACATCCTTTGGAGTTGCTATCCCGGAGGTTATTTTAGTTAGGAGCCTTTCAACGTCGTAAACTTTCTTAAGTTCACTCCTTAACTCATCTGCAAGGAAGAAGCTGTTTGTTAGCTCCTCAACTGCATCAAGCCTCTTTTCAATTTTCCCCTTATCCTTTAGTGGATGAAGTATCCAGAACTTTAACAGCCTCCTCCCCATTCCCGTTTCCGTTCTGTTTAGAACGTTGAAGAGCGTTGCTGATGAGAGTTTATCGTAGAAGGGTTCTACGAGCTCCAAATTTCTCTGTGTATGAGGGTCAAAATAGATGAACTTCTCTCCCGTATATCTTCTTGGAGCTTTAAGCTTTGGGACAAATTCAATTTGAGTTTCCCTGATAAAATTGTTGAGAGCTCCGAGTACCTTTAACTCCTCCTTAACGTTCGTCTCTACCGTTTTTAGGTTCTCATCAAAGAACTCCTCCTCCTTCTCATTTACAACTAAATCTGGATAAATCTCTATTAGAACTGAAGTGTCAAACTTTTGAGGAACTATAACCTCCTTTGGCTTGAACTTAACTATTAGAGACTGGAGTTCCTCCCTATTTAAGGTTGAAAAGAAGGTATCTCCACTTGAAATTTCAGTCCAGGCAGCGGAAAAGAGGTCTCCCTTAGGATAAATAGCCATGAGGAACCTATCCTCGGCTTCATCCTCAAAGTAGGTTCCCGGAGTAATTACCCTTACAACACCTCTCTCAACGACTTTCTTTCCGGGTTTCGGTTCCTCCAACTGTTCACATATCGCTACCTTGTATCCCTTTCTAACCAACTTTGCTATGTATCCCTCAACTGCATGGTGGGGAACGCCGCACATAGGGGCTTTATCTCCACCCTTTCCAAAAGAGCGCCTTGTAAGAGCTATTTCAAGCTCCCTTGAGGCAACTTCCGCATCCTCAAAGAACATCTCGTAAAAGTCACCCATTCTAAACATTAAAATGGCATCCCTGTACTTTTCCTTTAACTCGAGGTACTGTTTAAGGGCTGGTGTCACCTTCCTCTTGGCTGCCAAATATCTCCTCCTCTATCGAGTATTCCTCGTTTAACCACTTTGAAAGGTCTGCAAGTTTACACCTTTCAGAACAGAAAGGCCTGAAGGGGTTGTTCTCCCAGTTGGTTAGCTTTCCACAGTTCGGACACTTGACCTTTTTCAAAAAAACCTCACGATTGACTTCAGGCTTAAATTAGACTTAAAAACTCCAATATCAAGGGAAGGATGAAGGTTACGGTAGAGAAGGAGAACGATAGGAAGAGGTTGGACCAGTTTATCTCTGAGGTCTCAGGTATATCCCGCTCACAGGCAAAGGAGCTCATCGAGAAAGGGTTTGTTTTAGTTGATGGGAAGGAACCGAAGAAGGCCTCTCAGAAGGTAAAGGAGGGACAGACAGTCGAATTTGAAGTTCCGGAGCCTGAGCCATTGGAGCTCCAGCCGGAAAACATACCA
Encoded here:
- a CDS encoding DNA gyrase inhibitor YacG, which produces MKKVKCPNCGKLTNWENNPFRPFCSERCKLADLSKWLNEEYSIEEEIFGSQEEGDTSP
- the mutS gene encoding DNA mismatch repair protein MutS → MAAKRKVTPALKQYLELKEKYRDAILMFRMGDFYEMFFEDAEVASRELEIALTRRSFGKGGDKAPMCGVPHHAVEGYIAKLVRKGYKVAICEQLEEPKPGKKVVERGVVRVITPGTYFEDEAEDRFLMAIYPKGDLFSAAWTEISSGDTFFSTLNREELQSLIVKFKPKEVIVPQKFDTSVLIEIYPDLVVNEKEEEFFDENLKTVETNVKEELKVLGALNNFIRETQIEFVPKLKAPRRYTGEKFIYFDPHTQRNLELVEPFYDKLSSATLFNVLNRTETGMGRRLLKFWILHPLKDKGKIEKRLDAVEELTNSFFLADELRSELKKVYDVERLLTKITSGIATPKDVSALRNSLRVFPNIKKIISEFRTELLSEISQNFDDLYDVYCEIDRVLVDNPPFTSREGGLVRKGVNEELDKLRDIKENGEKILKEIEERERRKTGIQSLKIGFNNVFGYYIEVSKANLHLVPKDYIRKQTLVNAERFITPELKEFEEKILSAQERIEKIEYEIFTELRKFITENSHRISKSAEQIAVLDVLLSLSKVAQERNYVKPEVTDGFEIEIDEGRHPVLEKLLEDEFIPNNTRLNREERVLIITGPNMGGKSVFLRQTALITAMAQMGSFVPAKRARIGIVDRIFTRVGAADNLSKGLSTFMMEMVETANILKNATERSLVILDEIGRGTSTYDGMSIARSVVEYLANKVGAKTLFATHYHELTELEGEILGVKNYHVEVVEVDGRVVFTHKLIPGASEKSYGIHVAEIAGLPKEVVERAKEILNELENKELKVDYELPLFKVAEERRVNYEERELPTELKRLVEELLKIEISTTTPLEALIILSRLKELAKTTKIES